A genomic region of Methanosarcina thermophila TM-1 contains the following coding sequences:
- a CDS encoding DUF7847 domain-containing protein translates to MYSKMVSVSLHTSYTFASCQDMIAKGMQAHCLYTGRSQHMHEEFGTVLHRGFKTWVRNLNICIPYMLNSFISLILYLLFFAIMGLLFFTSSTGTIIDPATLSDEEIFAMMWEGFSKNLGLSVSLLLAVFLFAALTQSYFTAGAIGMAKKASETGDTRIADMLDSGSKNIFRLFLTVLLTSLILLVGIIFLVPGALAVGNLSALVENPEASIHGMTALVIGVILWTVYIIIVNLVLSLSSYALVIDELGPLEALSTSVIFFINNKLDVFFMWVFTIGLVLINNYVGELAGPGNGMIAAVTLFIPPAILQPLTAVLWTRLYMTRRGKKLYDPSELLLDPDSF, encoded by the coding sequence ATGTACTCAAAAATGGTATCTGTGAGCCTGCATACAAGTTATACTTTTGCAAGCTGTCAGGATATGATTGCAAAAGGGATGCAGGCTCACTGCCTTTATACTGGAAGGTCACAGCATATGCATGAAGAATTTGGGACAGTACTCCACAGAGGATTCAAAACCTGGGTTAGAAATTTAAACATCTGTATTCCGTATATGCTTAATTCTTTTATTAGCTTGATTCTTTACCTCCTTTTCTTTGCGATAATGGGCTTGCTGTTCTTTACCTCAAGTACCGGAACTATTATAGATCCTGCTACCCTTTCTGACGAGGAAATTTTTGCTATGATGTGGGAAGGATTTTCTAAAAATCTAGGACTATCAGTATCTTTGCTTCTCGCAGTTTTCCTGTTTGCGGCGCTCACTCAGTCTTATTTCACGGCAGGGGCGATAGGGATGGCAAAGAAAGCCTCCGAGACAGGGGATACAAGAATTGCGGACATGCTGGATTCGGGCTCGAAAAACATATTCAGGCTCTTCCTGACAGTCCTGCTGACTTCCCTGATCCTGCTTGTAGGAATCATATTTCTGGTACCCGGTGCCCTTGCAGTAGGGAACTTAAGCGCACTGGTTGAAAATCCGGAAGCATCTATACATGGCATGACCGCGCTGGTTATAGGAGTCATTCTCTGGACAGTGTATATAATAATTGTAAATCTCGTGCTTTCCCTGAGCTCATATGCTCTTGTGATCGATGAACTTGGACCCCTGGAAGCTCTAAGTACTAGCGTTATCTTCTTTATAAACAATAAGCTTGATGTTTTCTTTATGTGGGTATTCACTATAGGGCTGGTTTTAATCAACAATTATGTCGGCGAATTAGCAGGCCCGGGAAACGGGATGATTGCAGCAGTTACATTATTCATTCCCCCTGCGATTCTGCAACCTCTCACTGCTGTCCTGTGGACACGCCTCTACATGACCCGAAGAGGAAAGAAGTTATATGACCCTTCAGAACTGCTTTTAGACCCGGATAGCTTCTGA
- a CDS encoding molybdenum cofactor guanylyltransferase: MSGKTEPDREQIEFRSAVVLAGGRGRRMGMVEKALLKFEEKTILERLLESLFRAVDEVILSVRDKTQEEKFSPVLEKFPACEIRFCFDTLEDAGPLEGIRAGLLESRAEYSFVCAGDMPFVNSRVVDLLFEKASGHDAALPKWEDKKFEPLHAVYSKKLIPEIEKAFEKGKRSVLTPVFEMKDVVLVDVSEIREIDPELRTFVNINTVEDMRIIIGSMSKNKKLN, encoded by the coding sequence ATGAGCGGAAAAACAGAACCAGACAGGGAACAGATAGAATTCAGAAGCGCTGTCGTGCTGGCGGGCGGCAGGGGCAGGCGAATGGGCATGGTTGAGAAAGCCCTTCTAAAATTCGAAGAAAAAACGATTCTTGAACGCCTGCTAGAAAGCCTTTTCCGAGCTGTGGACGAGGTAATTCTCTCAGTCCGGGACAAAACCCAAGAAGAAAAGTTCAGCCCTGTGCTTGAAAAATTCCCTGCGTGCGAGATCCGTTTCTGTTTTGATACCCTGGAAGACGCCGGTCCTCTTGAAGGCATCCGTGCTGGGCTGCTAGAATCCAGAGCAGAATACTCTTTTGTCTGCGCAGGAGATATGCCTTTTGTAAATTCCAGAGTTGTAGACCTGCTGTTTGAGAAAGCAAGCGGGCACGATGCTGCCCTTCCTAAATGGGAGGATAAGAAGTTCGAACCTCTGCATGCGGTTTACTCAAAAAAACTGATTCCTGAAATCGAAAAAGCCTTTGAGAAAGGAAAAAGATCTGTACTTACGCCGGTTTTTGAAATGAAGGATGTAGTGCTTGTTGATGTTTCGGAAATTAGGGAGATTGATCCTGAATTAAGGACTTTTGTTAATATTAATACGGTTGAGGATATGAGAATTATTATAGGGTCTATGAGTAAAAATAAGAAACTGAATTAA
- the radC gene encoding RadC family protein, which translates to MAISKIRIRDIPEEERPRERLIRNGPESLSNAELLGVILRTGSREENAVSLANQILSKYNIKQLSLTNVSTLTQVHGVGKAKAAQIAAVFELARRLETFVEEPKRKICSPKDVYVLMYPKMREQKKEKFITLCLDTKNQVLKEEVVSIGSLNASIVHPREVFKSALMESSASVIIVHNHPSGDPSPSREDIMVTEKLVEGGKLLGIDVLDHIIIGDGRYVSLKDEGFVK; encoded by the coding sequence TTGGCAATAAGTAAGATCAGGATTCGCGATATCCCTGAAGAGGAGCGCCCTAGAGAGAGGCTTATTCGAAACGGACCGGAATCGCTTTCAAACGCTGAACTGCTTGGAGTTATCCTGAGGACAGGATCAAGGGAAGAAAATGCTGTCAGCCTGGCTAACCAAATACTCTCGAAATATAATATTAAACAGCTCAGTCTTACAAATGTCTCAACGCTTACGCAGGTTCACGGAGTAGGGAAGGCAAAAGCTGCCCAGATAGCTGCGGTTTTCGAGCTTGCTCGCCGGCTTGAGACTTTTGTAGAAGAACCGAAAAGGAAAATTTGTTCCCCAAAAGATGTATATGTCCTTATGTACCCTAAAATGCGGGAACAGAAAAAAGAAAAATTTATAACGCTTTGCCTTGATACAAAAAACCAGGTTCTGAAAGAAGAAGTCGTATCCATCGGCAGCTTGAATGCAAGTATTGTTCATCCGCGTGAGGTTTTCAAGTCCGCCCTTATGGAATCTTCGGCATCGGTAATTATAGTTCATAATCATCCTTCAGGAGACCCAAGCCCGAGCCGGGAAGACATAATGGTAACCGAGAAACTAGTAGAAGGAGGAAAACTTCTTGGGATTGACGTGCTTGACCACATTATTATCGGGGACGGCAGATATGTGAGCCTTAAAGATGAAGGTTTTGTAAAGTGA
- the mmp11 gene encoding methanogenesis marker protein 11 — MYAICDAANEYAEIIEHSNCYSGAAWSLYHYAKAPLVLKARSTGNMIRYLMKTGSSKLELKPSVAAAGIESVIVHGDEVEITYVGLGGGGVGATRCRAFANGVLRYNISESGGEKCARGTIIVPRRDRVLIGIDDTDSKEIGATWTLTHNIAKKLNCQEAVYLSHALVQLFPVPERTQNCMSTVLEFGCVDEKAKSWLVNAFKKTLKKYSASTQTGMVVLSDFYAKGLYEFSNRSRTERVSKVEALQCARENGVGVLLDGNGVIGALASLPWFARPDESIISGTPIKPLITKEIKNGI; from the coding sequence ATTTACGCTATCTGTGATGCAGCAAATGAATATGCGGAGATCATTGAGCACTCTAACTGCTACAGCGGGGCTGCGTGGTCCCTTTATCATTATGCAAAAGCACCTCTTGTCCTGAAAGCCCGTTCAACCGGAAATATGATCCGCTATCTCATGAAAACCGGATCCTCAAAGCTTGAGCTCAAACCATCGGTTGCAGCTGCGGGCATTGAATCCGTGATTGTGCATGGAGATGAGGTAGAAATTACCTATGTTGGGCTAGGAGGCGGAGGCGTGGGCGCGACCCGCTGCAGAGCATTTGCAAATGGAGTGCTTCGTTATAACATCTCTGAGTCGGGAGGCGAAAAATGCGCAAGGGGGACGATTATAGTTCCGCGTAGGGACCGCGTCCTTATAGGCATAGATGACACCGACTCAAAAGAGATAGGAGCGACCTGGACCCTGACTCACAATATTGCAAAGAAACTCAACTGTCAGGAAGCTGTTTATCTTTCCCATGCACTTGTCCAGCTTTTTCCGGTTCCGGAAAGAACCCAGAACTGCATGTCTACCGTGCTCGAATTCGGCTGTGTGGACGAGAAAGCTAAATCATGGCTGGTAAACGCTTTCAAAAAAACCCTTAAGAAGTACAGTGCTTCAACCCAGACCGGAATGGTTGTCCTTTCGGATTTCTATGCAAAAGGACTATATGAATTCAGCAACCGCAGTCGGACTGAAAGGGTTTCGAAAGTTGAGGCTTTGCAGTGCGCCAGAGAAAACGGCGTGGGAGTCCTGTTAGATGGCAACGGAGTAATAGGTGCGCTTGCCTCTCTCCCCTGGTTTGCAAGACCTGATGAGTCTATAATTTCCGGCACTCCGATCAAGCCCCTTATCACGAAAGAGATTAAAAACGGCATTTAA
- a CDS encoding molybdopterin synthase translates to MKVISVVGYKKSGKTSLVSALVRNLSELGAVGTIKHMGEQRLNPADTDTGRHFDAGADVVIGITGTETTGTELVSFSRGSDLEHALDLLCDQGMDFAVVEGFKESKLPKIVIGDLQEVSNVVFRVPADIDMHEELTASLVEIALAQPDRYTLEALIKKARKNPAIRKAGAIGTFTGIVRELSGYVRTSKLEFEKYEPEASKALDRIRENLKKKEGILEVLIHHKTGVIKAGEDIVYIVIAAAHRAELFPALSEAIERIKVEAPIWKKEFTEKEEFWVHDRE, encoded by the coding sequence ATGAAAGTCATTTCAGTTGTTGGGTATAAGAAATCAGGCAAAACTTCCCTTGTTTCCGCTCTTGTCCGAAACCTTTCCGAGCTCGGAGCCGTAGGCACTATAAAGCATATGGGAGAACAGCGACTCAATCCCGCAGATACCGATACGGGAAGGCACTTTGATGCAGGCGCTGACGTAGTAATAGGAATAACAGGCACGGAAACAACCGGTACCGAGCTTGTCAGCTTCTCCAGGGGCTCTGACCTTGAGCATGCACTTGACCTGCTTTGCGACCAGGGCATGGATTTTGCCGTGGTAGAAGGTTTTAAAGAAAGCAAGCTTCCGAAAATCGTGATTGGCGATCTGCAGGAAGTTTCAAATGTAGTTTTTAGAGTGCCTGCTGATATTGATATGCATGAAGAACTTACAGCTTCCCTTGTAGAAATCGCCCTTGCCCAGCCAGACCGCTATACCCTGGAAGCCCTTATAAAGAAAGCCCGGAAAAATCCTGCCATCCGAAAAGCAGGCGCAATCGGCACCTTTACCGGAATAGTCCGCGAGCTGTCAGGGTATGTAAGAACCTCAAAGCTCGAGTTTGAGAAATATGAACCTGAAGCCTCAAAAGCCCTTGACCGCATCCGGGAAAACCTGAAAAAGAAAGAAGGAATCCTTGAAGTCCTGATCCATCACAAAACAGGCGTTATCAAAGCCGGAGAAGACATAGTCTACATAGTCATCGCAGCCGCCCACAGGGCTGAACTTTTCCCTGCACTCAGCGAAGCCATAGAACGCATAAAAGTAGAAGCTCCTATCTGGAAGAAGGAATTTACGGAAAAAGAAGAATTCTGGGTGCACGACAGAGAATAA
- a CDS encoding leucine-rich repeat domain-containing protein: MELREIKDLIIKAKESNATMLDLSCQKLTSLPPEISKLENLKTLCMSCNKLISLPPEISKLENLTELEMSENQLTSLPPEISKLKNLTSLNISCNQLTSLPPKILELGLDIKWKYQFLQEGIFLEGNPLENPPIEIVKKGREDVINYFKFLEYGKSNH, translated from the coding sequence ATGGAATTAAGAGAGATCAAAGATCTGATTATAAAAGCTAAAGAAAGTAACGCGACTATGCTGGACCTTTCGTGTCAAAAACTGACTTCTCTGCCCCCTGAAATCTCCAAGTTGGAAAATCTTAAGACACTTTGCATGTCTTGCAATAAATTAATTTCTTTGCCTCCTGAAATCTCCAAGTTGGAGAATCTTACTGAACTTGAGATGTCTGAAAATCAATTGACCTCTCTGCCTCCTGAAATATCCAAGCTGAAAAATCTTACTTCACTTAACATATCTTGCAATCAATTGACTTCGCTGCCTCCTAAAATATTAGAGTTAGGTCTGGATATTAAATGGAAGTACCAGTTCCTACAGGAAGGAATATTCCTCGAAGGAAACCCTCTTGAAAATCCTCCAATTGAGATTGTAAAAAAAGGTAGAGAGGACGTTATAAATTATTTTAAGTTTCTTGAATATGGGAAATCTAACCATTAA
- a CDS encoding DUF523 domain-containing protein produces the protein MKKLDNCRYSQVPENPTAGGDKEEVLVISHCLLNPIVRVKGVKPARPIDTWGANVIQLPCPEAMFFGMRRREITKDQLDHPAYRRFCREIFTHIADLLEDLSARGANIKIVGVPKSPSCGVKITSVGGEPGKVKEFHHRHEPEPGVFMEEIMKELKKRNVKFEIEDAGK, from the coding sequence GTGAAAAAGCTGGACAATTGTAGATATTCTCAAGTTCCTGAAAACCCGACTGCTGGCGGCGATAAAGAAGAGGTTCTGGTTATAAGCCACTGTCTGCTCAACCCCATTGTAAGGGTAAAAGGCGTAAAACCCGCCCGTCCTATCGACACGTGGGGTGCAAACGTTATCCAGCTTCCCTGTCCCGAAGCCATGTTTTTCGGCATGCGGCGCCGAGAAATCACTAAAGACCAGCTCGACCATCCTGCCTACCGGCGCTTTTGCCGGGAAATCTTTACTCATATTGCAGACCTGCTCGAAGACCTCTCAGCCAGGGGCGCAAATATAAAAATTGTCGGCGTTCCAAAAAGCCCCTCCTGCGGCGTGAAAATAACATCCGTCGGCGGGGAACCAGGCAAGGTAAAAGAGTTTCATCACAGGCATGAACCGGAACCTGGGGTGTTTATGGAAGAGATTATGAAGGAGCTTAAGAAGAGGAATGTAAAGTTTGAGATAGAGGATGCGGGAAAGTAA